The Helianthus annuus cultivar XRQ/B chromosome 16, HanXRQr2.0-SUNRISE, whole genome shotgun sequence genome includes a window with the following:
- the LOC118488065 gene encoding uncharacterized protein LOC118488065 — translation MSSSSSSEWYSSSSEEDAIMHNMIMNAAQVFMAADEGSSQRLSRRAKYNRDQEAGYDKLVADYFADEPVYSAEIFRRRFRMSRPLFLRIAGDMAQSDPFFYIAKRC, via the exons atgtcttcatcgtcttcgtccgagtggtattcatcatcttcggaagaggatgctattatgcacaacatgattatgaacgcggctcaggTGTTCATGGCGGCCGATGAAGGGTCGTCCCAACGGCTATCTAGACGGGCAAAATATaaccgagaccaagaag ccggctacgataaactagtagccgattattttgccgacgaaccgGTGTACTCAGCCGAGATTTTTCGACGTCGTTTCCGCATGAGTCGTCCACTGTTTTTACGTATTGCAGGCGACATGgcccagtctgatccgtttttttacattgcgaaacgatgctag